GCAGAACGTGTCACGCGACGGGCGGTGGCCGGTGGTCAGGAACTCGGTGACCGCCCGGTCCCCGCAGGCGTTGCCGTTGCCCAGGTAGACGCCGTGGCCGCCGTGGTCGACGGTGACCAGGCGGGCCCGGTCGCCGAAGGCCTCGCGCATCTTCAAGGCGCCGAAGTAGGGGGTGGCCGGGTCGCGCAGGTTCTGGATCATCAGCACGTTGGAGGGGCCGTCACCGGTGATCCGGGTGGGCTTCTCCACCGGCGCGTCCTTCCAGAACGCGCAGGGCGTGACCGTCGCGGGCATCCCGGCGGTGAGCGGGTGCGCGGCCCGGTCGGCTGCCGAGCCGCGCGCGTAGGCGTTCACGTCGGCGGGCCACTTCACGTCGTTGCAGATCACCGCGACGGCGATCGCCGCGTCCTCGTCGCGCAGCGGCTGGGCCAGCTCGGGCGGCAGCACCGGGGTCGCGGCCGGGTCCTGGGCCTGCCGCACGAGCCGGGCGAGGCCCGGGAAGGCCGCGTCGCCGTACAGGGCGTTCTGCATGGCCTGGCGCAGCAGGTTCCCGGTCAGCGGCGTGCCCTGGGTGGTCGAGGGCTTGGGCGCGTGGTCGAGCGTGGCCGCGAGGGCGAGGAACAGCGGGCGCACCTCGTCGGGGCGCTCGGCGAGCCGCAGGCCCTCGGCCGCGCGGGCCGGGTCGGCCGCCCAGGCCGCGAAGTCGGGGAACCGGTCGTCGGCGCCCTGCGACATGTTCGCGAGCCAGCCGCGCGCCACGCGCGACGGGTCGGGGTCGCCGCTGCTGTCCAGGACCCAGCGGTCGGTGTGCTGGGGGTACTTCTGCCCGTAGACGGCGCCGACGTACGTACCGTACGAGGTTCCCCAGGCCGACAGTTTCCGCTCGCCCAGGGCCTGGCGCAGCCGGTCCATGTCCCGGACCTCGTTGGCGGTGGTGAAGCTGCGCAGCACCGCGCCGCCATTGGTCTGGCATGCCTCGGCCACCCGGCGGGAGCGGGCCTCGTTGACCGCGACACCGCCGTCCGCGTCGGGCCAGGACCGCAGGGTGACCAGCATCCGGTCCTCCGGCGCGAGTCCGCAGTTCGCGGTGGTACTGGCGCCCACGCCGCGCGGGTCGAAGCCCACCAGGTCGTAGCTGCCGGCCATCGCCTTGCCCAGCGCCTCGCCCTTCTGCGCCAGGCGCTGCACCCCGGAGCCGCCCGGGCCGCCGGGCAGGACCATCAGCGTGCCGCGCCGGGCGGCGGGCCGGTCGCTGCGGATCCGGGAGACCGCGAGGGAGAGCTGCCGGCCGGCCGGGTCGCCGTAGTCGAGGGGCACGGGCAGCTCGGCACACTCCTGCCCGGCGGGCCCGCCCGGCCGCTCGCAGGGCCGCCAGGCCAGCGCGGGAGCCCCGGCGGTACCCGCCGCGGCGCTCGCGGGGACGGCGTCCGCCCGGCCGCCCGCCGCGGCGTCGGCCGAGGGGGCGAAGGCCACGGTCAGGGCGGTGGCGGCGGTCACGGCGGAGAGGGCGAGTGCGGCGCTCGTACGGGTGTAAGTCGTCATGCCCAAAGGGTGGTTCAGCCCCGCCCGCCGTCCCATCCGGCTGGCGTGACGGCCGGGGGTGGGGCTAACCCCCCGGGGTTCCCCCAGAGGGGGGTTGGCCGACCCTCCGGACGGGCCTCCGAACGGTCCGTCAGAGGTCGAACTCGTGCGGTGCCAGGCCCAGGGCGAAGCAGGCCTCGCGGACGACGGCCTGCTCGGTCTTGTCGAAGTCA
This is a stretch of genomic DNA from Streptomyces sp. NBC_00536. It encodes these proteins:
- a CDS encoding alpha/beta hydrolase: MTTYTRTSAALALSAVTAATALTVAFAPSADAAAGGRADAVPASAAAGTAGAPALAWRPCERPGGPAGQECAELPVPLDYGDPAGRQLSLAVSRIRSDRPAARRGTLMVLPGGPGGSGVQRLAQKGEALGKAMAGSYDLVGFDPRGVGASTTANCGLAPEDRMLVTLRSWPDADGGVAVNEARSRRVAEACQTNGGAVLRSFTTANEVRDMDRLRQALGERKLSAWGTSYGTYVGAVYGQKYPQHTDRWVLDSSGDPDPSRVARGWLANMSQGADDRFPDFAAWAADPARAAEGLRLAERPDEVRPLFLALAATLDHAPKPSTTQGTPLTGNLLRQAMQNALYGDAAFPGLARLVRQAQDPAATPVLPPELAQPLRDEDAAIAVAVICNDVKWPADVNAYARGSAADRAAHPLTAGMPATVTPCAFWKDAPVEKPTRITGDGPSNVLMIQNLRDPATPYFGALKMREAFGDRARLVTVDHGGHGVYLGNGNACGDRAVTEFLTTGHRPSRDTFCAAGQ